The Anas platyrhynchos isolate ZD024472 breed Pekin duck chromosome 8, IASCAAS_PekinDuck_T2T, whole genome shotgun sequence region CCCTTTCCATCGCACTCCAgtctgctcccagctctcctgcctgtGCGCTTCGCTCGCCCTCGGTTGCAACCTGGTCACCCCAGCTGACGTCAGGCTTTGAATTTAAGAATTCAAAGGGCTTTGAATTTAAGAAAGCAGTAACTGTGAGATGTTAGCGTGGTGAAGGGACGaggggtggtgtgtgtgtaaaatgcCCACCTTGTCGGTGCTGTGATGgtgttatgtttattttggtgtggtgaattctttttctttttgaagtaaaTGAAGTTTGAGAAGGCTGTGATAATTGTAAAGTAAGAGGATATTGTGATTAATCTTAACTATGCTTTTAACAGAGGCGAGGGGTggaatgtagtgggtttacgtggcaaggttttggtagcagggggccataggggtgttttctgtgagaaggatctaggagctgccccatgtttggtaagggccccactgctgaccagagctgagtcaataagcgatgttgttttgcgcctctgtgagagcatatttaagacagggaaaaaaatgctgcgccacacagcagctgggagagtgagaggaatgaggaacagccttgcaggcgccaaggtcagtgaagaaggagggggagaggtgctccaggcgccggagcagaagtcccctgtggcctgtggtgaggaccatggtgaagcaggatgtccccctgcagcccatggagtaccacggtggagcagggttccatgctgcagcccgtggaggagaccacggtggagcaggtggccctgcaccgatggaggctgccgctgtggaagacccctgccggagcagattccaggctggacctgtagcccgtggaggggagaccacgcaggagcaggtgacctggcaggagctgctgcccgtgggggagccaggttggagcagttttctcctgagggatggacccccaTCCCTCAGATatgggtacggacccatatctggagcagttctggaagagctgctgcctgtgggaagcccacgctggatcagttcatcaaggactgcatcctgtggatgggaccccacagcacaggggacgagaatgaccgagaaggagcggcagagaagaagtgctgtagactgaccataacccccattctcccgttcccctgcaccgctcggggggaggaggtggaagagggtggatgggggggaaggtgcttttggtttctttccttttgtttctcacttctctagcttgttagtaataaacaacaaatcttactatctccctatgccgagtctgtttagCCCGTTACGGTAACTACTGCGTGATcgccttgtccttatctcaacctttgagcccctttcacatattttctccccattcctctttgaggaaggggagtgagagagcggctgtggtggagctcggctgcccactcgagcggaaccaggGCAGTAATGCTACGGCTTGATACTTCCACGCTTCTCCTTCTTGGGGCTGCCTCAGTGAACCACACGCTGCTGAAATCGGGCTCAAACTGGGGAGGAGCATGTTCACCGGGGCAGGAAGGGGGCTTCTCATCTGGCTTAACCTCTACTGGTTAGCGCATGGGAAGAATCTGAGGTGTGCTCTCCTCTATTTGATGGGCATGCCCATAGGGAGCTCGTTGCACATACCATTTTCTAAGGGATTCCGTTTGCACCCCTGCGGCAGGGGTGGGGTTCCGGCAGTTACCGGGCACTTGAGCGCTTTGGAGGGCCCTGGCAGAATGGTTGGCTCTTGGTTTATCGTTCTGACACCCCCCTGTGAAGCTGGACGGACTACAAATGGCCCTTTTCCCAGGTAAAGTAGGGCTTCTCGGCATCCTTGAAACTTCGGGAAAGTTTGCTTGGGGCGAGTGGGACCTTTGGGTCCGTGCTGCCACATGTGAGGTGAGAGCCCATGGGTGGCATGGCGGCCTgggatttttatcttttctgctGGAGCTTGGAGCCCTCAGCTGTCAAGACGGGCAACTATATCCTTTTGAGTCTGCCCCACCACAGAGACACAAGACGCCGGGGCCACCAATGAGCACACCGTTGAGATACCGATATGCTTGAACTCCTTCCCCAGGCGTAACTGGGGCAAGATGTTTAGTCTCATTAAGTCACCCCCAGCAATTACTCCACAGCCAGCCATTCGCTGGAGGTTCCCAGTCACTTCAGGGCCCAAGTCTTCCACGATTTTATTGCCGCAAAGGAAAGACACGCAGATGAGGGGAAGAAGACGGACTGCTTGTCTGGGGAAGGCCAAGCAGATCTGGGAGCAAGCGAAGGGGGCAGAAGGTCCTGAAGGCTGGAGGTGTGACACATGCTGGGAGAGTCCAGGGGACACCCAGCCTTCCACACGCTTTTGGGTGGCCCCAGCACACAGGATGCCTGCCATCATCCCTGtgcacagcaacagcagcacaggaaggCCAGTGCAGAGCACTTCTTCCGCGCCTTCCAGAGCCGGTAGCTCAGCCCTCGTAATCCAGGTACACTGCGTGGCAACCTCATTGCAGCTCGTATAATGAAGAGGGTCTCAGTTGCAAGCGAAGAGACAGAGGAGCTGACGTCGTCCGTCATGCCTTGAATGGCTGTGAGAGAGAGGAGCGGAGGCAAGGTCAGAGCTTGTGTTTGCGGGTACCCCGGGAAgggccccatccctggaagtattcaagcaAGGTTGGACAGGGCTTTCAGCACCCTGGTCTAGCGCGAGGCATCCCTGACCAGGCAGATGGGTTGGAGTTCGATGACGTTAcagctcccttccaacccaaagcattctgtgaCTCTGGTTTTATGATTCtaccagctcctgctgtggccAGCGCCACCCAGCTCTTCCTGtggccaggcaggagcagggggcaaTCCGCCGATACCCCGCTGCCCTCACTTACCTTCATAGATGATGGGGAGCTCCTCCTCACGCCAATCCCTCACTCGCCGTGCAATGAGCCCTAGGTAGTACACACAGCCTGTCACAAACTCTGCCCGCCAGCCCTTCCCAGCAGCACCCCTTCCCCATCTACCCCCCGCTGGCCCTGCTGGCcgggccacctcctcctccttccctcggGCACAGAGGGACCCCGGGGCTCGGGCTCACCGATGAACGTGACAGCCTCCAATCGCAAGGGCTCCTGCGGGCTCTGCAGGTACGGCAGGCTCTGGCGCAGGTGCTCACCCAGGCTGTTGTCCTCCAGCTGCACAAGAGAGAGCGCAAGGGCATGGGGCTGGTGCAGAGCCTCCCCCTCGGACAGCTGCCTGCCCCATGCCCTGGGGCGCTGTGGGCTTGTCCAGTCTGGGTCGGGGCCTTCAGAGCTGTCCTTACCAGGCACTTGCCGAGTCTCCATGTTTGCTTTCGCTCCAGCAGGTCCACGAGCTTTGTCCTCTGCAGGAATTTGGCAGCATCGAGAAGGGTTTCCTCCGcggcctgaagagcagcagagactTTGAAGTggcacccccagctctcaggggacctgtgtccccagccccttggcgaggctgcaggggctgcacgCCTCTGCACGGCCCAGGGCGCTGTGTGGGGCAGGCTGACCACAGGGAGCAGGCGTCTGCTCCGCGGTGTAGTGCccgagggagctggggctggatgcagggagcagggatggCAGCAGAGCCCACGGCTCCGTCCCTACTGCGGGTGCTCAGTCCCACCCCGGGGTGTCAGCATCGCCCTCCCCAAATGCCCACGCTGGGCAGAGAAGCCAACCTCGGCCACTTGCTGGTTCTCGTCGTGCAAGTGGAAGAACAGCGGGATCACGCTCTGGCGCACGTGTGTCTTCAGCTGCTCTTTCTCCCTTGCTGCAAAAAGGCGGCTCATCACAGCTCTGAAGAAGTGGATGGATTGCAGCTGCGTGGAGCTGGATTCCTGGTGGGAAGGAAGAAGCGAAGAcctcagcaccagctgctccAGGCCCACCTGGGCAAGGGTGTGAAAATTCACAGGGCACAATGCTTCCTGACAGCACCCAACATCCATCAGGAAAGGCACCGGCCCTCAGAGACCCCCGCTGGGCCCTGTACCCTCAGCCTTACACTGTCAAAGAACGCTGGCAGcctctctgccagctgcagagcgGTGGGGTTGGCCTTGCTGATGGTCATCTCCTTGAGCATGTTTTTGAGCACAAACAGCGCATTTCCAGCCACGTCCCCTTCCAACTCTGGCAGTATCCCCATGATCTCTGGCAGCAGGAACTCCATTTTTTTCGCCTGTGGGGAGCAACAACACCGTGTTGGGCTGTGCTGGCAAACACTCTCAGGCTGTCAGAGCCCACAGTGCCCAGAAGCCACGGTCCTGCCCCAGAGGACTTGGGCAGGCGCATGGGGAGGCACAAGAGTTGGGAGCAGCTCCCACAGCACTCGGTGCCCAGCCAAGTCCAAGCAACGGTGTTAGCCAGCATCCCTGGCCCAGAGCCACACCACCAATGGGGTGTGTTCAGCCAGCTGAACCCTGCTTACCACATAGGGTCTTCTGCTGAGCGTTTTGAGGCCCTTGAGCACCAGCTGACGCACCGCCGTGCACTCACTCCTCAGGTATCTTGGGAAGAGCTGCATGACTCGAAGACACTCCATTTTGAGGTCCTTACAGGCCAGCATCTGAAAAACACGCCTCAGTCAAGGCTGGAATTGGCCGGCAGAGACCTCGCTCACGGGAAGCACGAGAAACCGCAGACAAGTGTCACTCTGGCAGTGTGTGCCAAGGGGATGAGCCCCAAGGGATgaagccctgccccagctccaccGGCCGGCCTCTCCCCACAGCTGTGGCCACCAGAGGGTGGAGTGGCGAGAGGCAGCTCAGGCCGGCACCGCTTGCCATCGGGCTCACCTCGACCAGGAAGGCCATGGCAGGGACCTTCCAGCGTGGCTCGTTGTTGATGAGCCACGTTTCCAGATACAGCACAATCTGTCGGCGCTCTGTTCTTGAGACATGTTTCATCGCCCTGGCAGAGGGAAGAAGGCAGGGTGAGTCCTGAGCAGGAGTCCTGAGCAGAAGTCCCGAGCAGGACGGGTGAAGTGCTCCTGGCTCTGttccagcagccaccagcatTTCATGCTCCCGGAGGCCTGGTCTTTCCCCACCTCTCCTTGCAGGGAGGAAGCCAGTGCCCCACAGCAGTGTGCACCTCGGGTGCACCATGGGCTTCCTGCCCCTTCTGAGGAGACCTCATTTGTGCCCACGGGCAATTCACGCGCCCCGGGCTCTGCCGGTGTCCCTCAGTGCCCTCACCTGGCCAGCAGACCCACTGCCCAGTGGTGGCTCTCAGCGTGGAGTAGCATCTCCCAGATATTCCTCTTTCCCAATTCAAGCACCAGCATATCATACCCAACACggcagagcagtgctttcagAGTCAGCAGTGCGAacctgcaggcagagcacagcccaGGTCACACCCGGATCCCTGGCCCAGGCTCCAGGACCATGGGAAGGATGGGAGGAGGGGGACGAAGcacctgctggggctggtggcaatgccctcctcctgctggcattcccTGAAGAAGGTCTCCACCTCTTCTGGTGTCTGCTGCGCGCTTGCGAAGATTTGGAAGAGCAACACCATCAGGGGTAGAGAGAAGCTCATCTCCTCCTCCATTGGGTAGTTGGCTGGCCGAAGGAGCTCCCACAGCACCCTGGTTGCCTGCAGAAAAGACCCAGAGATGGCACTCACTGCTGAGCCAGCCCCGTGGCACGGCCCCAGTGTGGGAGGCCGAGGCTCAGGTGCAGACGTGGGCCACGGGAGATGCAGGCAGAGCACCCGGCCTGGCTCCCATCCGGAGCTGAGCCACAGGCAGCCTCCCTGGGGCGgtggcagtgtgccctggctgAGCCTCCTGCGGCCTGCCACCAGCCTGGGCTCTCcatcccagcccctgcagcctgctgggctgtgcCTTGGCCCTGGCCTGTCCCCTAAAATGCCCTAAGCCAGGTTTGCAGCCCACCGCCTGAGGCAGGGAGACGTAGTGACAGGGGAGGAGGGATAGCTGCCCCGAGATGCAGCCCCTGGGGGGAGAGAGGGCTTGTTCAGAAACTCACGGCCAGGGCGAAGACATCCGTGTTGTCCCCGTCAGAGGTGGACGTCCTGTGAAAGGGCCAGTCCTTCAGCACGCGGCACAGCTCTGCCATCACCTTCTTTTTAGTCCGGGATGAGACGACCATCACCCTCCACATGGTCacggcagctctgcagggccaGAGAGCTGGGTCAGGGGGGCCTTGGCCACAGCACCAAGACCTGGGCACCCGTGGAGGGGCCCAGGCTGGCCGCCAGTCCTgcctctgccccctgcccctcacagGCAGCCCCTGGCGGGccctgtggggcagggagggattgTGGTGGCAGGCTCTGGGGCTGACGTGCCAGGGCTGGGAAATGGGGCGATGCAGGGCTCGGCCCCTGCAGAGCACCCTGAAAACTGCCATCTGCCTGGCAGCTGGCGCTGGATGGGCTCGAAAGGCTGACGGGCCCCGAGCCATCAGGGCAGGCGGGCCCCATACCTGTCGCACGCTGGGGAGCAGCGCAGCAGAGTCACCACCACGTCGTGGGGGTGCTCCTCGGCCAGTTCCAGAAGGCTCCTGTCCAGGCGGTGCTGGGCAGACTGTTCTGTGTTGGACACGAGCCACTGGTAGATGCTCCTCAAGATGCCCGGTGCCTGAAGGAGAAAGGGCTGAGAGTGGGGCTGCTGCCAGAGCAATCCCTTTCCTGGGGTCCACTGACAAGCGCTTCTCTTCCCACCACTCAGGGCTGGCCAAAAAGGATGTCACATGCCCAGCAGACAGAGCTTCAAGGGGGGCACACGATCCCCCAAGGGCTTGAGAGCCACTGACTGGATACTTACATGATGTAGAGGGATGACGCTGTGTAGTACACGCTTATCCAGCTCGACTGCAATGGCCTCCTGCTCCTgatgttgctgctgctcctgttctGGCTGGTCCCAGCCTGGATTTGGTGAAGACCAAGCACAGACAGAGCTGAGGGTCCGTGGGAGAGGCTGGAGGACACAGCCAAGACCATGCTGCCCAGGCAGGGTGATCCCCGAGCCAGGAACTAGCTGGGCACTGAGCCCAACCTCTCTTGTGCATGCATGGGAGCCAGGTGTTCCCCAGCAGACGCGGCATGGTAAGGGCGGAGAGCCCTGCACCCCACAAGGTGCTTGCTGCCATGGCGCAGGAGAGGTCTGTAGCCACAGGATGGCTGCCCACGgcctgcctctccctgctcaTCCCATGGGTTTGGACGGTTCCCCTCGCCCCGTGCCACATGGGACAGAAGCTCCTGTGAGGACGGCAaggggcagaggcagctcgcagctgccagcccttcagcccagctcagcctctcacctgcctgcagcacctgcacCTCGGTCAGCTCATGGGGCTGCTGCGCTGGAGGGGCATTAaccttggcctcctcctcctccgtccAGGCCAGCTTGGGCATGCTGGGGTCTCTCCCCGCCATGCTGCTGAGGTCTGGCCTCAAGGGCTCCCACCACAGGGATGGGAAACGCTTCCAGGAAGCACCAAAGACACGGGCAGCAGGAATGGGGTGGCTCTGCAGGGACTCCTTGCAGCTCCACTCCTTCCCGACCTGTCCCGCCTCGTCCTCCAGGAAAAGTGGGGAAaccaggctgccagcagcatttCTATCCCGGAGGTCACAAAGGGCCCCGTGCCCCGTTGCCTGGACACAGCCCGCATCATGGCAGCTCACAAAGGGCCCCGCGACCCGCTGCCACCTGCCtcgcccctcagccccctcctgccacccCATCCCCTCACGGCTTCCCAGTGCCCCAGCTCTCTGAAGCACCCATCAGCAGCCCCTTGTCACAGGACCACCAAGCGCTGGCTGGGAAGGGACCTGTGGGGCTGGGTCACCAAACCTGTGGTGACAACTTGTGGAGCCATCAAGGCAGGTGGGCCCCAGACCTGCCGCACGCTGGGGAGCAGCGCAGCAGTGTCACCACTGTAATACGcaagaaatgtttgttcattgtcttttgtattataaaaacaaggagttctgtttgaggaacgggagttgtgaaaactccctgctgaagtaaggagctgtataatgcttggctagacactatgaaaattcttttgcttaatgtaacaaaaaagagaaccccccctccccttctctccttctgcatctcagttgtctcttttgtttaaagacactgctgcaaagctcatgtaaccatctcctgataagttgctaaactagtgtatcaacatcctgccttcctgtctcatgctgggccaacatgagaaaataaaaaaaaaagttgaaccacaacgccgaggaagactacggccttcatcttcacgaccaccagagggacagagacgaccccctagcaacagcgCACGCAgccgcagaatataccaggatgtgctgcgtaatcctgaaatcaccaagatataaaaagggaccctggcgggggtgaggtgcgcgccgttggcagAGCCGAGATTCCCCggctgcccagcgctgttttgcttgctgttgcttactcaataaattcctttctattattaatgcaatgctctctgaaaattaattaagggggcaacttataacaacCACCACGCCAAGAGACTCCTGTGCAGAcggtgcagcaggagggtgcCGCAACCGTCCCACCGAGACAGGCTTATGCTGAGCATTGTCCAGCATCTCCTCCTACTTCTCTGTTGGCCATACTGGCCCCCAGTTAACTTCCCACTGATTCTGCTCCCCAAAGGGCATCCGTTCCCTACAGCCATTGATCACCGCTTGGGAAGCCATTTGGGTGTGTACCGGATCACTGCTTCCCTCGTCCCTTTCCATCGCACTCCAgtctgctcccagctctcctgcctgtGCGCTTCGCTCGCCCTCGGTTGCAACCTGGTCACCCCAGCTGACGTCAGGCTTTGAATTTAAGAATTCAAAGGGCTTTGAATTTAAGAAAGCAGTAACTGTGAGATGTTAGCGTGGTGAAGGGACGaggggtggtgtgtgtgtaaaatgcCCACCTTGTCGGTGCTGTGATGgtgttatgtttattttggtgtggtgaattctttttctttttgaagtaaaTGAAGTTTGAGAAGGCTGTGATAATTGTAAAGTAAGAGGATATTGTGATTAATCTTAACTATGCTTTTAACAGAGGCGAGGGGTggaatgtagtgggtttacgtggcaaggttttggtagcagggggccataggggtgttttctgtgagaaggatctaggagctgccccatgtttggtaagggccccactgctgaccagagctgagtcaataagcgatgttgttttgcgcctctgtgagagcatatttaagacagggaaaaaaatgctgcgccacacagcagctgggagagtgagaggaatgaggaacagccttgcaggcgccaaggtcagtgaagaaggagggggagaggtgctccaggcgccggagcagaagtcccctgtggcctgtggtgaggaccatggtgaagcaggatgtccccctgcagcccatggagtaccacggtggagcagggttccatgctgcagcccgtggaggagaccacggtggagcaggtggccctgcaccgatggaggctgccgctgtggaagacccctgccggagcagattccaggccggacctgtagcccgtggaggggagaccacgcaggagcaggtgacctggcaggagctgctgcccgtgggggagccaggttggagcagttttctcctgagggatggacccccaTCCCTCAGATatgggtacggacccatatctggagcagttctggaagagctgctgcctgtgggaagcccacgctggatcagttcatcaaggactgcatcctgtggatgggaccccacagcacaggggacgagaatgaccgagaaggagcggcagagaagaagtgctgtagactgaccataacccccattctcccgttcccctgcaccgctcggggggaggaggtggaagagggtggatgggggggaaggtgcttttggtttctttccttttgtttctcacttctctagcttgttagtaataaacaacaaatcttactatctccctatgccgagtctgtttagCCCGTTACGGTAACTACTGCGTGATcgccttgtccttatctcaacctttgagcccctttcacatattttctccccattcctctttgaggaaggggagtgagagagcggctgtggtggagctcggctgcccactcgagcggaaccaggGCAGTAATGCTACGGCTTGATACTTCCACGCTTCTCCTTCTTGGGGCTGCCTCAGTGAACCACACGCTGCTGAAATCGGGCTCAAACTGGGGAGGAGCATGTTCACCGGGGCAGGAAGGGGGCTTCTCATCTGGCTTAACCTCTACTGGTTAGCGCATGGGAAGAATCTGAGGTGTGCTCTCCTCTATTTGATGGGCATGCCCATAGGGAGCTCGTTGCACATACCATTTTCTAAGGGATTCCGTTTGCACCCCTGCGGCAGGGGTGGGGTTCCGGCAGTTACCGGGCACTTGAGCGCTTTGGAGGGCCCTGGCAGAATGGTTGGCTCTTGGTTTATCGTTCTGACACCCCCCTGTGAAGCTGGACGGACTACAAATGGCCCTTTTCCCAGGTAAAGTAGGGCTTCTCGGCATCCTTGAAACTTCGGGAAAGTTTGCTTGGGGCGAGTGGGACCTTTGGGTCCGTGCTGCCACATGTGAGGTGAGAGCCCATGGGTGGCATGGCGGCCTgggatttttatcttttctgctGGAGCTTGGAGCCCTCAGCTGTCAAGACGGGCAACTATATCCTTTTGAGTCTGCCCCACCACAGAGACACAAGACGCCGGGGCCACCAATGAGCACACCGTTGAGATACCGATATGCTTGAACTCCTTCCCCAGGCGTAACTGGGGCAAGATGTTTAGTCTCATTAAGTCACCCCCAGCAATTACTCCACAGCCAGCCATTCGCTGGAGGTTCCCAGTCACTTCAGGGCCCAAGTCTTCCACGATTTTATTGCCGCAAAGGAAAGACACGCAGATGAGGGGAAGAAGACGGACTGCTTGTCTGGGGAAGGCCAAGCAGATCTGGGAGCAAGCGAAGGGGGCAGAAGGTCCTGAAGGCTGGAGGTGTGACACATGCTGGGAGAGTCCAGGGGACACCCAGCCTTCCACACGCTTTTGGGTGGCCCCAGCACACAGGATGCCTGCCATCATCCCTGtgcacagcaacagcagcacaggaaggCCAGTGCAGAGCACTTCTTCCGCGCCTTCCAGAGCCGGTAGCTCAGCCCTCGTAATCCAGGTACACTGCGTGGCAACCTCATTGCAGCTCGTATAATGAAGAGGGTCTCAGTTGCAAGCGAAGAGACAGAGGAGCTGACGTCGTCC contains the following coding sequences:
- the LOC140003123 gene encoding maestro heat-like repeat-containing protein family member 6, with amino-acid sequence MGWQEGAEGRGRWQRVAGPFVSCHDAGCVQATGHGALCDLRDRNAAGSLVSPLFLEDEAGQVGKEWSCKESLQSHPIPAARVFGASWKRFPSLWWEPLRPDLSSMAGRDPSMPKLAWTEEEEAKVNAPPAQQPHELTEVQVLQAGWDQPEQEQQQHQEQEAIAVELDKRVLHSVIPLHHAPGILRSIYQWLVSNTEQSAQHRLDRSLLELAEEHPHDVVVTLLRCSPACDRAAVTMWRVMVVSSRTKKKVMAELCRVLKDWPFHRTSTSDGDNTDVFALAATRVLWELLRPANYPMEEEMSFSLPLMVLLFQIFASAQQTPEEVETFFRECQQEEGIATSPSRFALLTLKALLCRVGYDMLVLELGKRNIWEMLLHAESHHWAVGLLARAMKHVSRTERRQIVLYLETWLINNEPRWKVPAMAFLVEMLACKDLKMECLRVMQLFPRYLRSECTAVRQLVLKGLKTLSRRPYVAKKMEFLLPEIMGILPELEGDVAGNALFVLKNMLKEMTISKANPTALQLAERLPAFFDSESSSTQLQSIHFFRAVMSRLFAAREKEQLKTHVRQSVIPLFFHLHDENQQVAEAAEETLLDAAKFLQRTKLVDLLERKQTWRLGKCLLEDNSLGEHLRQSLPYLQSPQEPLRLEAVTFIGLIARRVRDWREEELPIIYEAIQGMTDDVSSSVSSLATETLFIIRAAMRLPRSVPGLRGLSYRLWKARKKCSALAFLCCCCCAQG